A region of Heliangelus exortis chromosome 4, bHelExo1.hap1, whole genome shotgun sequence DNA encodes the following proteins:
- the SLC25A4 gene encoding ADP/ATP translocase 1 yields the protein MGDQALSFVKDFLAGGIAAAISKTAVAPIERVKLLLQVQHASKQITADKQYKGIMDCIVRIPKEQGMLSFWRGNLANVIRYFPTQALNFAFKDKYKQIFLGGVDRHKQFWRYFAGNLASGGAAGATSLCFVYPLDFARTRLAADVGKGATEREFSGLGDCIVKIFKSDGLKGLYQGFSVSVQGIIIYRAAYFGVYDTAKGMLPDPKNVHIVVSWMIAQSVTAVAGLVSYPFDTVRRRMMMQSGRKGADIMYTGTIDCWKKIAKDEGGKAFFKGAWSNVLRGMGGAFVLVLYDEIKKYV from the exons ATGGGTGACCAAGCCCTCAGCTTCGTCAAGGACTTTTTGGCCGGTGGGATCGCCGCCGCCATCTCCAAGACGGCTGTCGCCCCCATCGAGAGAGTGAAGTTGCTGCTGCAG GTCCAACATGCCAGCAAACAGATCACGGCAGATAAGCAGTACAAGGGCATCATGGACTGCATAGTCCGCATCCCCAAGGAGCAAGGCATGCTCTCCTTCTGGAGAGGCAACCTGGCCAACGTCATCCGGTACTTCCCCACCCAGGCCCTCAACTTCGCCTTCAAGGACAAGTACAAGCAGATCTTCCTTGGGGGAGTGGACAGGCACAAGCAGTTCTGGCGCTACTTCGCAGGGAACCTGGCGTCCGGAGGCGCGGCGGGAGCCACCTCCCTCTGCTTCGTCTACCCCCTGGATTTCGCCAGGACCCGGCTGGCGGCTGATGTGGGCAAAGGAGCCACTGAAAGGGAGTTCAGTGGGCTGGGCGACTGCATCGTCAAGATCTTTAAGTCTGATGGCTTGAAGGGCCTGTACCAAGGATTCAGTGTCTCTGTCCAGGGCATCATTATCTACAGAGCAGCCTATTTTGGGGTTTATGACACGGCCAAGG GTATGTTGCCTGATCCAAAGAATGTGCATATCGTAGTGAGCTGGATGATTGCCCAGAGTGTCACTGCAGTAGCAGGGCTGGTTTCTTACCCTTTTGATACTGTGCGACGTAGGATGATGATGCAGTCTGGCAGAAAGGGAG CTGATATTATGTACACGGGCACAATTGATTGCTGGAAGAAGATAGCTAAAGATGAAGGAGGCAAAGCGTTCTTCAAAGGTGCCTGGTCGAATGTGTTGAGAGGCATGGGCGGAGCTTTTGTATTAGTACTTTATGATGAAATCAAGAAGTATGTCTAA